The region CTAAAAAATTTAATAAGTGTTCTTTTAAGATTTCGTGTTAATATCATTTTAAAATCTGTAAACCAATTCTAATTTGTAATCTTTTAATGCATTTTTAGCTTTTTCAAAATCAGGGGCAAAACCTAATATATATCCACCACCGCCAGAACCACAAAGTTTTAAATAATAATCGTTACTATCAATTCCTTGTTGCCACACATTGTGAAATTTTTCAGGAATCATTGGTTTAAAGTGGTTTAAAGCTATTTTGGAAATTTCTTTAGTGTTTTGATACAAGGTTTTAAAATCGCCTTTTAAGAAATTTTCAACACATAAATTGGTGTATTTCGTAAATTGCAACTTCATCATGTTTCTAAAGCCTTCATTTTTAAGGTTGTCCATAAAAATGTTTACCATTGGTGCAGTTTCGCCAACCATTTCAGAATCAATTAAAAAAACAGCTCCTTTACCAGCTTCTTTTTGTAAGGGAATTCCCGTTGGTTCAATATGATCTTTTGAATTAATTAAAATAGGTAAACTTAAATAACTGTTTAATGGGTCTAAACCTGAAGATGTTCCATGAAAAAACGATTCCATTCTACCAAAAATCTTCTTTAAAATAAGTAGTTTTTCTCTATTTAAATTTTCTAAAACTGTAATTTTATTGGTTGCATATTTATCGTAAATAGCTGCAACTAAAGCGCCGCTGC is a window of Myroides sp. JBRI-B21084 DNA encoding:
- a CDS encoding mevalonate kinase family protein → MKGPLFYSKILLFGEYGIIKDSKGLAIPYNFYNGALKIDENPNEIAQKSNKSLKTFATYLNELMLNEPDLVQFDLNALNKDVDAGMYFDSSIPQGYGVGSSGALVAAIYDKYATNKITVLENLNREKLLILKKIFGRMESFFHGTSSGLDPLNSYLSLPILINSKDHIEPTGIPLQKEAGKGAVFLIDSEMVGETAPMVNIFMDNLKNEGFRNMMKLQFTKYTNLCVENFLKGDFKTLYQNTKEISKIALNHFKPMIPEKFHNVWQQGIDSNDYYLKLCGSGGGGYILGFAPDFEKAKNALKDYKLELVYRF